The Virgibacillus sp. MSP4-1 genome has a segment encoding these proteins:
- the qoxC gene encoding cytochrome aa3 quinol oxidase subunit III, with amino-acid sequence MNVDHTQPLEYSTEQNRLNILGFWIFIGAEIMLFATLFASYFILENRTGNGPAGVEIFTIVPVLFETFILLSSSFTIGLGVNAMRLGRQKAMQIFFGITLLLGLAFLGIEIYEFVHYVHEGATLQTSAFTSALLTTLGTHGAHVTLGLFWGLFIMIQIKKRGITSETSNKSFIFSLYWHFLDVVWIFIFSFVYLKGMM; translated from the coding sequence ATGAATGTAGATCACACGCAGCCTCTTGAATATAGTACTGAACAAAACAGACTCAATATTTTAGGATTTTGGATCTTTATTGGTGCTGAAATCATGCTATTTGCTACCCTTTTTGCCTCCTATTTCATACTGGAAAATCGTACAGGAAATGGACCTGCAGGGGTTGAAATCTTTACGATTGTACCAGTGCTGTTTGAAACATTTATTCTGTTAAGCAGCAGTTTTACAATAGGATTAGGCGTAAATGCTATGAGACTGGGCAGACAAAAAGCAATGCAAATATTTTTTGGAATTACCCTTCTTTTAGGGCTTGCCTTCCTGGGTATTGAAATTTATGAATTTGTGCATTACGTACACGAAGGAGCAACTTTACAAACAAGTGCCTTCACTTCTGCTCTGCTTACAACACTAGGTACTCACGGGGCTCACGTAACACTTGGCCTGTTTTGGGGTTTATTCATTATGATTCAAATTAAAAAACGAGGGATTACATCAGAAACGTCCAATAAATCGTTTATATTCTCTCTTTACTGGCATTTCTTAGACGTGGTCTGGATCTTTATCTTCAGTTTCGTCTACTTGAAAGGAATGATGTAA
- a CDS encoding methyl-accepting chemotaxis protein has product MSSIEHMRKSNTYKKNTLMVVTMSISLVAALTLSIAQGEGFNTGIYSTELLCLWLSYFILQKALKKPNILPSIFIWTVYLFCLVSIIFDSSTLDVMIILLFLTVYSAIHLHTKIFLQGFILGLITVIANLMMAAPEQEVIRAIFPTYMLVYLLMGVIFYVIIHLSNQQDKKIEELLIQSEEETQRKEAQKTQLEDSVTSITENIESASEHLQTHLNAQKEMASTIHEISMGSQSQTEQISEIAESTKGTRSRAQEVYQTSTSLYEESNEAKNLAYDGQDRIQTLSSHIYNLEKMIQSLNETFGVLTEKIEETNTFADSIKDITEQTNLLALNASIEAARAGDAGSGFAVVADEIRKLADVTGQTTEKITKNLVELNKSNQEAIHKMGQSEETIKDSVSSSNDVTGYFEHITTTLQNLNHGLKSFTELAEMVENQSNGVESSTNDLAAIIEQTSASLEEMNATVDTLSNDHQKLSELMEETSRQATAITERF; this is encoded by the coding sequence ATGAGCAGTATCGAACATATGCGTAAGAGCAATACATACAAAAAGAACACTTTAATGGTTGTCACCATGTCAATCTCTCTTGTTGCCGCCTTGACACTATCCATTGCACAGGGAGAAGGTTTTAACACCGGGATCTACAGTACAGAGCTGCTTTGTTTATGGCTTTCTTATTTCATCCTTCAGAAAGCACTTAAAAAACCTAATATTTTACCGTCCATTTTTATCTGGACCGTTTACTTATTTTGTTTAGTCAGTATTATCTTTGATAGCAGTACCCTGGATGTTATGATTATTTTATTATTTCTTACCGTCTATTCAGCGATTCATTTACATACAAAAATCTTTCTTCAGGGGTTTATATTAGGACTTATTACCGTCATTGCGAATCTCATGATGGCTGCACCGGAGCAGGAAGTAATCAGAGCCATCTTCCCTACTTATATGCTGGTTTATCTATTAATGGGCGTTATTTTCTACGTCATCATTCATCTATCCAATCAACAGGATAAAAAAATAGAGGAATTACTGATTCAATCAGAAGAAGAGACTCAGCGGAAGGAAGCGCAAAAGACCCAGTTGGAAGACAGTGTCACGTCCATTACAGAAAATATTGAATCAGCCAGCGAGCATTTACAAACCCATTTAAATGCCCAAAAGGAAATGGCTTCCACAATTCATGAGATCTCAATGGGAAGTCAATCTCAAACGGAACAAATATCAGAAATTGCCGAAAGCACAAAAGGCACTCGATCAAGAGCTCAGGAGGTCTATCAAACATCCACGTCACTGTACGAGGAATCAAATGAAGCCAAGAATCTCGCCTACGATGGTCAAGATCGTATTCAAACCTTATCCAGTCATATTTATAATCTGGAAAAGATGATTCAATCCTTAAATGAGACATTTGGCGTATTAACCGAAAAGATTGAAGAAACAAATACATTTGCGGATTCGATTAAGGATATTACAGAGCAGACCAACCTGCTTGCGTTAAATGCATCCATTGAAGCCGCGCGGGCAGGTGATGCTGGATCAGGTTTTGCTGTTGTAGCCGATGAAATAAGAAAATTGGCTGATGTCACAGGCCAGACGACGGAAAAAATCACGAAAAATCTTGTGGAGTTAAATAAGAGTAATCAGGAAGCCATTCATAAGATGGGACAAAGTGAAGAAACCATTAAAGACAGTGTTTCCTCTTCAAACGATGTCACAGGCTATTTCGAACATATTACCACAACCCTGCAGAACTTAAATCATGGGTTAAAGAGCTTTACGGAACTTGCTGAGATGGTTGAAAATCAATCCAATGGCGTAGAGAGTTCCACGAATGATCTGGCTGCTATTATTGAACAGACCTCCGCCAGCTTAGAAGAAATGAATGCAACCGTAGATACTTTGTCCAATGACCATCAAAAGCTGTCGGAATTAATGGAAGAAACATCCAGACAAGCGACAGCCATAACCGAACGTTTTTAA
- the qoxD gene encoding cytochrome aa3 quinol oxidase subunit IV yields MKELFPAKQLMGFVSSLILTIVALLVYFLDFSFTIGMTILLVTAFIQAALQFVVFMHAGETKDKGAIYASIYYGLIIALVTIFGSLLAMVWGYA; encoded by the coding sequence ATGAAGGAATTATTTCCCGCAAAACAACTAATGGGCTTTGTCAGTTCGCTTATTTTAACCATAGTTGCCCTGCTGGTTTACTTTTTGGATTTCTCTTTTACAATCGGCATGACCATTTTGTTGGTTACAGCTTTTATCCAGGCTGCCCTTCAGTTCGTTGTATTTATGCATGCCGGTGAAACAAAGGATAAAGGAGCTATTTATGCCAGCATCTATTATGGATTGATTATCGCTTTAGTTACGATTTTTGGATCTCTTTTAGCGATGGTTTGGGGTTATGCTTAA
- a CDS encoding NAD(P)/FAD-dependent oxidoreductase encodes MKRLVILGGGYGGIKIMHQLLTSGFPHDVEIILVDRNPYHSLKTEFYAIAAGTTADKDVRIEFPHHEQIRYVFGEVTTIDTENQVVKMGDEPDVAYDYLVIGLGCEDNYHGIEGAEAYTESVQTIAKARKAGSAIGNLDAHSKVTIVGAGLSGIEVASEVRESRPDLTVRLLDRGSSVLKAFDEKIQRYVEDWFAKNDVEVVHHANVEYVEKGQVCNNGSCFDSDVTVWTAGVKPNRIIEEVPFEKDEQGKIILNEFYQVPSQTNVYVVGDCASSVHSPSAQLAGQQGEKIGDVLTDVLQDTDPDVPSEVKLKGKLGSLGKSDGFGSMFNQPFTGFLPRLAKTGVLWLSKRH; translated from the coding sequence ATGAAGAGATTAGTCATACTAGGTGGAGGCTACGGGGGAATAAAAATTATGCATCAGCTGTTAACGAGCGGCTTTCCCCACGATGTGGAAATAATTCTGGTTGACCGGAACCCGTATCACTCACTAAAGACTGAGTTTTATGCGATTGCAGCCGGGACAACAGCTGATAAGGATGTACGTATTGAATTCCCTCATCATGAACAGATTCGTTATGTATTTGGAGAAGTGACTACGATTGATACAGAAAATCAGGTGGTGAAAATGGGGGATGAACCCGATGTTGCCTATGATTACTTAGTCATTGGACTGGGCTGTGAAGACAACTATCATGGAATTGAAGGGGCAGAGGCATATACCGAAAGTGTCCAGACAATAGCTAAAGCCAGAAAAGCTGGCTCAGCTATTGGAAATTTGGATGCACATTCAAAAGTTACCATAGTTGGTGCCGGCTTAAGCGGGATTGAAGTAGCTTCAGAGGTCCGTGAGAGCAGACCGGATTTGACCGTGCGTTTATTGGACCGGGGTTCATCTGTCCTAAAAGCCTTTGACGAAAAGATTCAAAGGTACGTAGAAGACTGGTTTGCCAAAAATGATGTCGAAGTGGTTCATCATGCCAATGTCGAATATGTGGAAAAAGGCCAGGTCTGTAATAATGGCAGCTGTTTTGACAGTGATGTAACGGTTTGGACAGCAGGTGTAAAACCCAACCGCATCATTGAGGAAGTTCCCTTTGAAAAAGATGAACAGGGAAAAATTATATTAAATGAATTTTATCAGGTACCCAGTCAAACAAACGTTTATGTGGTAGGTGACTGTGCCTCATCCGTACATTCCCCCAGTGCACAGCTGGCAGGTCAGCAGGGAGAGAAAATTGGAGATGTCTTAACGGATGTATTACAGGATACAGATCCAGATGTTCCTTCAGAAGTTAAATTAAAAGGGAAACTTGGCTCGTTAGGAAAATCAGATGGGTTTGGCAGCATGTTTAATCAGCCTTTCACCGGTTTTTTACCACGCCTGGCTAAAACAGGAGTACTCTGGTTAAGCAAAAGACACTAA
- a CDS encoding VOC family protein: MEKQFFNENAIYVGEVNIKVTNLEQSITFYKEIIGFDVLEQTKGRAVLTADGKTPLVTLEQPEDIQPKEGRTAGLYHFAILLPSRADLSHFLSHIVQTKYRYGLGAADHYVSEALYLSDPDGNGIEVYHDRPSSEWNWSNGQVDMATVELDAQGILDESNGKWTGLPKDTIIGHIHLHVRDLESTEAFYIKGLGFEVVTQLPGALFTSTARYHHHIGLNVWNGTGAKIPDKNRVGLNYFTLVFPDDDKRQQTVDRLENQGLYVEKQDNIHVVEDPSGNVIHLV, encoded by the coding sequence ATGGAAAAGCAGTTTTTTAATGAGAATGCCATTTATGTAGGAGAAGTAAATATTAAAGTGACCAACCTGGAACAATCCATTACGTTTTATAAGGAAATCATCGGGTTTGACGTTTTGGAACAGACAAAAGGGAGGGCTGTTCTTACAGCTGACGGGAAAACACCATTGGTTACTCTGGAACAGCCTGAGGATATTCAGCCAAAGGAAGGCAGAACAGCCGGCCTTTATCATTTTGCAATCTTATTGCCTTCTCGTGCCGATTTATCCCACTTTTTATCTCACATTGTTCAAACGAAATACCGCTACGGACTTGGGGCTGCCGATCATTATGTCAGTGAAGCTTTATACCTCTCAGACCCGGATGGAAATGGCATTGAAGTTTATCATGACCGCCCATCTTCTGAGTGGAACTGGTCTAATGGTCAGGTCGATATGGCAACGGTTGAACTTGATGCACAAGGGATTCTTGATGAAAGCAATGGCAAGTGGACAGGACTTCCCAAGGACACCATTATCGGGCATATTCACTTACATGTAAGGGATTTGGAATCAACGGAGGCATTTTATATAAAAGGACTGGGTTTTGAGGTTGTTACTCAATTACCTGGAGCACTCTTCACCTCAACGGCGCGTTATCATCATCATATTGGTCTGAACGTATGGAATGGCACGGGGGCGAAAATCCCCGATAAAAATCGTGTAGGACTCAATTATTTTACATTGGTGTTTCCGGATGATGATAAGAGGCAACAGACAGTAGACCGCCTGGAGAATCAGGGGCTATATGTGGAAAAACAGGACAATATTCATGTAGTAGAAGACCCCTCAGGAAATGTTATTCATTTGGTTTAG
- the qoxB gene encoding cytochrome aa3 quinol oxidase subunit I: MEFFERFAIPHPSPAIYAAMVAIVLTTIAIIVGLTYFKKWGYLWREWLTTVDHKRIGIMYLISAILMLFRGGVDAIMMRAQLSVPENTLLDSQHYNEIFSTHGIVMIFFMAMPFIIALMNYVVPLQIGARDVAFPRLNALSFWLFFMGAMLFNISFIIGGSPDAGWTSYFPLAGNEYSQSVGTNYYMIAIQIAGIGTLMTGINFIVTILKMRAPGMTLMKMPMFTWSAFITNIIIVFAFPVLTVALAMGTMDRLFATHFFTTGNGGMDMLWANLFWVWGHPEVYILILPAFGVYSEVIPTFAKRNLYGYKSMVASMVIISLLSFFVWVHHFFTMGHGAFTNSIFSITTMAIAVPTGIKIFNWLFTLWKGKIQMTTPMLYSMLFIPIFTIGGVTGVMLGMSAADYQYHNTMFLVAHFHLVIIPGVVFAMLAGLTYWWPKMFGFMLNEKLGKWAAWLIGIGTCVAFFPMFISGLDGQARRMYTYSEATGFGVWNMIAFVGAIMLAIGFVIIVYNIYYSTRYASRDIPADPWNARSLEWATHSPVPEYNFAVTPEVTTRDAFWNHKKKNGNLFKGKYEEIHMPNNSGVPFIMSAIFFVFGFAMVFSLWILAIISAIGIFACMAYRSFEQDHGHHLSADHIKETEEKLGGANS; the protein is encoded by the coding sequence ATGGAGTTCTTTGAACGGTTTGCTATACCTCATCCCAGTCCTGCTATCTATGCAGCGATGGTAGCCATTGTCCTTACCACTATTGCCATTATCGTAGGTCTGACCTATTTTAAAAAATGGGGTTATCTATGGCGCGAATGGCTGACAACGGTTGACCATAAACGAATTGGGATTATGTATTTAATTTCCGCCATTCTTATGTTATTCCGTGGCGGAGTCGACGCAATTATGATGCGGGCGCAGCTTTCAGTACCCGAAAACACACTATTGGATTCCCAGCATTATAACGAAATTTTTTCAACACATGGAATCGTTATGATTTTCTTTATGGCAATGCCTTTTATTATTGCCTTGATGAATTATGTTGTACCGTTACAAATTGGTGCACGGGATGTAGCTTTCCCAAGGTTAAACGCACTAAGCTTCTGGCTATTCTTTATGGGAGCCATGCTATTTAATATTTCATTTATCATTGGGGGCTCCCCTGACGCCGGATGGACATCGTATTTCCCGCTTGCCGGAAATGAGTATAGTCAGTCTGTAGGAACCAACTATTATATGATTGCTATACAAATTGCCGGAATAGGTACACTGATGACAGGTATTAACTTTATCGTCACGATTCTTAAAATGAGAGCACCTGGTATGACACTAATGAAGATGCCAATGTTTACCTGGTCAGCGTTTATCACAAATATTATCATTGTTTTCGCCTTCCCGGTCTTAACTGTAGCCCTTGCAATGGGTACGATGGATCGCTTATTTGCTACCCACTTTTTCACAACGGGAAACGGCGGAATGGATATGCTCTGGGCCAACCTATTCTGGGTTTGGGGACATCCGGAGGTCTATATCTTAATTCTCCCTGCATTTGGGGTTTATAGTGAGGTTATCCCAACGTTCGCCAAAAGAAACCTATATGGTTATAAATCGATGGTTGCCTCCATGGTTATTATTTCCCTATTGTCGTTCTTTGTGTGGGTTCACCACTTCTTCACAATGGGTCATGGAGCATTTACGAACAGTATATTCTCCATTACAACGATGGCAATTGCTGTACCAACTGGTATTAAAATCTTTAACTGGCTGTTCACATTGTGGAAAGGGAAAATTCAGATGACAACACCAATGTTGTATTCTATGCTGTTTATTCCTATTTTCACTATTGGTGGAGTAACCGGTGTAATGCTTGGTATGTCTGCAGCTGATTATCAATATCACAATACGATGTTCCTTGTTGCCCACTTCCACCTTGTTATTATTCCAGGTGTTGTGTTTGCAATGCTGGCTGGCCTCACCTACTGGTGGCCAAAAATGTTTGGCTTCATGCTGAACGAAAAACTCGGAAAATGGGCCGCCTGGTTGATTGGAATTGGTACTTGTGTCGCCTTCTTCCCTATGTTTATTTCAGGTCTTGACGGTCAGGCACGCCGTATGTACACCTATTCCGAAGCAACTGGATTTGGCGTTTGGAATATGATTGCCTTTGTTGGAGCTATTATGCTGGCCATAGGATTTGTGATTATCGTTTACAACATTTATTACAGTACGCGATATGCATCCAGAGATATACCTGCAGATCCTTGGAATGCACGTTCCTTAGAATGGGCAACACACAGTCCTGTTCCGGAATATAATTTCGCAGTTACACCAGAGGTCACCACTCGTGACGCATTCTGGAATCACAAGAAAAAGAACGGAAACCTCTTTAAAGGAAAATACGAAGAAATTCACATGCCAAATAACAGCGGTGTTCCGTTTATTATGAGTGCCATTTTCTTTGTATTTGGATTTGCAATGGTATTTAGCCTGTGGATATTAGCTATTATCTCAGCAATCGGTATCTTTGCCTGCATGGCTTATCGTTCTTTTGAACAGGATCATGGTCACCATTTATCGGCAGACCATATTAAAGAGACTGAGGAAAAACTAGGGGGTGCTAACTCATGA
- the moaA gene encoding GTP 3',8-cyclase MoaA, with protein sequence MQNTPLKDKFGRPFQDLRISVTDRCNFRCRYCMPKEIFGPDFSFLPKEHLLSFEEIERLAKLFVQLGVKKIRLTGGEPLLRRNLSLLIEKLSNIDGLDDIALTTNAYMLENHAEKLKDAGLKRVNVSLDAIDDETFKSINDVGAKTNRVLKGIHKAKEVGLEVKVNMVVKKGMNDHEVIPMAKYFKEHGITLRFIEFMDVGQTNGWDFSQVVTKKELFQQLHEHFELEPVEPSYKGEVAQRYRYAGTDTEVGFITSVSESFCSTCTRGRLSADGKFFTCLFATDGLNLKELLRTGATDDEIISAFTPTWENRTDRYSDERTEESVKNRPKIEMSYIGG encoded by the coding sequence ATGCAGAACACTCCATTAAAGGATAAGTTTGGTCGACCATTTCAGGATCTCCGTATTTCAGTGACAGATCGTTGTAATTTTCGCTGCCGCTATTGTATGCCTAAGGAGATCTTTGGCCCGGATTTTTCATTTTTACCTAAAGAACACTTATTGTCCTTTGAAGAAATAGAACGACTGGCAAAGCTGTTTGTCCAATTAGGTGTAAAAAAAATACGCCTCACTGGTGGTGAACCACTGCTTCGAAGGAATTTATCATTGCTGATTGAAAAGCTGTCCAATATCGACGGGTTAGATGATATAGCTTTAACAACAAATGCATACATGCTGGAAAATCATGCAGAAAAACTTAAAGATGCCGGATTAAAGCGTGTGAACGTCAGTCTGGATGCTATTGATGACGAAACATTCAAATCTATCAATGATGTAGGGGCGAAAACCAATCGTGTATTGAAAGGAATCCATAAGGCCAAAGAAGTCGGGTTGGAAGTAAAAGTGAATATGGTTGTAAAAAAAGGAATGAATGATCACGAAGTCATTCCAATGGCCAAATATTTTAAAGAGCATGGGATTACTCTTCGTTTTATTGAATTTATGGATGTTGGCCAAACGAATGGCTGGGACTTCAGTCAGGTCGTTACGAAAAAAGAACTCTTTCAGCAGCTTCATGAACACTTTGAACTGGAGCCTGTGGAACCTTCCTATAAAGGGGAGGTAGCTCAAAGATACAGGTACGCAGGTACGGATACGGAAGTTGGTTTTATAACGTCTGTTTCAGAATCCTTTTGCTCAACCTGTACACGCGGCCGCCTCTCTGCGGACGGGAAATTCTTCACTTGTCTATTTGCAACGGACGGTCTGAATTTGAAAGAGCTGCTCAGAACGGGTGCCACCGATGATGAAATTATTTCAGCTTTCACCCCAACCTGGGAAAACCGTACAGACCGTTATTCTGATGAGCGTACAGAAGAAAGCGTAAAAAACAGACCTAAAATCGAAATGTCTTATATTGGCGGCTAA
- the qoxA gene encoding cytochrome aa3 quinol oxidase subunit II, producing MKMKWAFLSIVFTAFTILSGCDLLVLDPKGPQAETQADVIWFSIALMSVIVFVVFSILIYMLVKFRASKQPEDYEPPHLEGNRIVETIIVAVPVLIVAVLSVVSVQSNYAVESTPEEYEDKEPLVIYASSSNWKWHFSYPEQDIETVNYLYVPTKRPLEFRLYSYGPITSFWIPQLGGQKYAMADMVTTLHLAADVPGEYMGRNANFSGKGFAKNTFNVNAVTPEEFDEWVNEVKTTAEPLTEKRFNELLEPGHLGQLTFKNTHLDFMPPPHNHGGSHKTDEHAEQDHPN from the coding sequence ATGAAAATGAAATGGGCTTTCCTATCCATTGTATTTACTGCTTTTACGATATTATCAGGCTGTGATTTGCTCGTTTTAGATCCTAAAGGGCCACAAGCCGAGACGCAAGCCGATGTAATTTGGTTTTCTATTGCTTTAATGTCGGTTATTGTGTTCGTTGTCTTTTCGATTCTAATCTATATGCTTGTGAAATTCCGCGCTTCTAAACAACCGGAAGATTACGAGCCACCTCATCTTGAAGGTAATCGAATTGTCGAGACAATCATTGTCGCCGTCCCGGTTTTAATTGTTGCCGTTCTCTCTGTTGTGTCTGTACAGAGTAACTATGCTGTTGAGTCAACACCTGAGGAATATGAAGATAAAGAACCTTTAGTGATTTATGCCTCATCCTCAAATTGGAAATGGCATTTTAGTTATCCGGAACAAGATATTGAGACCGTAAATTACTTATACGTTCCAACTAAACGTCCACTGGAATTCAGACTTTATTCTTATGGTCCCATTACAAGCTTTTGGATTCCGCAATTAGGCGGACAAAAATATGCGATGGCTGATATGGTTACGACTTTACACTTAGCTGCTGATGTTCCTGGTGAATATATGGGACGAAATGCCAATTTTAGTGGTAAAGGCTTTGCAAAGAACACCTTTAACGTAAATGCTGTCACACCTGAAGAATTTGATGAATGGGTCAATGAGGTGAAAACAACAGCTGAACCTCTCACAGAAAAGAGGTTTAATGAATTGCTTGAGCCAGGTCACTTAGGTCAATTAACCTTTAAAAATACTCATTTAGATTTTATGCCACCTCCTCATAATCACGGTGGTTCTCATAAGACAGATGAACACGCAGAACAGGATCATCCAAACTGA
- a CDS encoding glycerate kinase: MNIVVSADSFKGSASTFEVNDYIERGIRRVIPDAQVMKLPLADGGEGTVDAFIHHLNGKHIEREVTGPLGKKVKAKFGLINNKAIIEMAEASGLPLITDEEKNPFKATTYGTGELIKAALDYGADEILIGLGGSATNDGGAGMAQALGVSLKDDRNDEIGFGAAQLERLSHIDMSGIDERLAHTTITVLSDVTNPLCGENGASYVFGPQKGASDQDVKKLDQLLRHLGDKMENELQLKVMEQPGAGAAGGLGAGLAAFCGAKIHSGIEKILEMMQLDEYVRNADLVITGEGRMDDQSVNGKAPIGVAKVAKRYNLPVIAVVASEGERVTEVYQHGIDLVIDIINEPMTIETAVSRVGELTEGAGEKAVRAFQLSV, encoded by the coding sequence ATGAACATAGTCGTTTCGGCAGATTCATTTAAAGGCAGTGCCTCAACATTTGAAGTGAATGATTATATTGAGAGGGGAATCAGGCGGGTGATACCTGACGCTCAAGTGATGAAGCTCCCTTTGGCTGACGGTGGTGAGGGAACGGTTGATGCTTTTATACATCATTTAAATGGGAAGCACATCGAACGGGAGGTAACCGGACCCTTAGGGAAAAAGGTAAAAGCTAAGTTTGGTCTGATCAATAATAAAGCGATTATTGAAATGGCGGAAGCTTCCGGTTTGCCACTCATTACTGATGAAGAAAAAAATCCATTTAAAGCAACAACGTATGGAACAGGTGAATTAATAAAAGCAGCACTGGACTACGGTGCAGATGAAATATTGATCGGGCTTGGCGGAAGTGCTACCAATGATGGGGGTGCCGGTATGGCGCAGGCCTTAGGTGTATCCCTTAAAGACGACAGGAATGATGAAATAGGATTCGGCGCAGCCCAGCTGGAGCGTTTGTCCCATATCGATATGTCAGGAATCGATGAACGCCTGGCACATACAACAATCACGGTATTATCTGATGTAACTAACCCTTTATGTGGAGAGAATGGAGCATCCTATGTTTTTGGTCCTCAAAAGGGAGCCTCTGACCAGGATGTGAAGAAGTTAGACCAGCTATTAAGGCATTTAGGCGATAAAATGGAAAATGAACTCCAATTAAAGGTAATGGAACAACCAGGTGCAGGTGCTGCTGGTGGACTTGGAGCAGGGTTAGCAGCCTTTTGTGGGGCCAAAATTCATTCGGGGATTGAAAAAATTTTGGAGATGATGCAGCTGGACGAGTATGTCAGGAATGCCGACCTTGTTATTACAGGAGAAGGAAGAATGGATGATCAGTCCGTAAATGGCAAGGCCCCCATTGGTGTTGCCAAGGTGGCTAAGCGTTACAACCTTCCTGTAATTGCAGTCGTAGCAAGTGAGGGTGAACGAGTGACGGAGGTTTATCAGCATGGCATTGATCTCGTGATTGATATCATTAATGAGCCTATGACGATTGAAACGGCCGTAAGCAGAGTGGGTGAACTGACAGAAGGTGCCGGTGAAAAGGCGGTTCGGGCTTTTCAGTTATCTGTATAA
- a CDS encoding NADPH-dependent FMN reductase, translating to MLKIGIVLGSVREGRNGEAVANWIHDFAGNRNDEAEYEIVDLKDYSLPLLGAAVPENQQEEANAAIKAWSEKMASFDGYIFVVPEYNHAVGGAFKNALDYLKAEVNNKAAGFVGYGSLGGTRAHENLRLILGELQVADVRTAVTLSLMTDFENMSVFKPAGYHENNANEMLDQLLAWSGALKTIR from the coding sequence ATGCTAAAGATAGGAATCGTTTTGGGAAGTGTAAGAGAAGGTCGTAATGGAGAGGCAGTAGCCAATTGGATTCATGACTTTGCGGGAAACCGTAATGACGAAGCAGAGTATGAAATTGTCGACCTTAAGGATTACAGCCTTCCGTTATTGGGTGCAGCGGTACCTGAAAATCAACAGGAGGAAGCCAACGCTGCAATAAAAGCATGGTCAGAAAAAATGGCATCGTTTGATGGATATATTTTTGTCGTACCTGAGTATAACCATGCTGTTGGCGGTGCTTTTAAAAACGCTTTGGATTATCTGAAAGCGGAAGTGAATAATAAAGCAGCGGGCTTTGTCGGTTATGGAAGTCTGGGTGGTACTCGTGCACATGAAAATCTCCGTTTAATTTTAGGAGAGCTTCAAGTAGCTGATGTACGTACAGCCGTTACATTGTCTCTTATGACAGATTTTGAAAACATGAGTGTGTTTAAACCGGCAGGGTACCATGAAAATAATGCAAATGAAATGCTGGATCAGCTTCTTGCATGGAGCGGGGCATTAAAAACGATTAGATAA